Proteins encoded by one window of Mus musculus strain C57BL/6J chromosome 10, GRCm38.p6 C57BL/6J:
- the Zfr2 gene encoding zinc finger RNA-binding protein 2 has translation MAASSSSGLAQGTNPSSSTQSSSAFPLPATGASYTVQFTPKMESTASLALAPASQLPAPGGGVAVGYSCSQPQASQGPTSSSQPRGPVPTSASAHQEDGHSYREKVTKSRTDSRERPARSLCRPGPSSRSPDSDSVSPGPQRPPPSSQRAPQKLQAPSPPPAPVGSDPWGGPVLGPWDPTFTSDALPFLDRLPKPKAGPRPPSMHYCEVCRVSCAGPQTYRDHLEGQKHRKKQAAQRTSTQPSGGPRGSQSLHCGLCAVSCTGADAYAAHMRGARHQKVFKLHTRLGKPIPSEPTPRSVTYTRGSDSTPETSVKHEAHARHSSHTQGRPAPAKGSAASRKGPPELQTMHGRPGDRRPSHFKVEATRGGPGEASGSSGDMAPVGTEYVEEVCSDEGKVIRFRCKLCECSFNDRNARDMHLTGRRHRLQYRKKVDPTLPVAARPSGPIQRVLAKRLQRHWQQVQTQLEDTRRWDSELRQQEEHSRQPEETPQPQVEEQLPGLPAWALPAPTTRPGMATARRQSGRRPESSDDRHVMCKHASIYPTEEELQAIQTAVSHTERALRLVSDTLAEESSQHGTLASPPPRMLKGVVRVGILAKGLVLRGDHSVQLTLLCSKKPTHSLLQRIKQELPRELSIVAEDKYEVSSDHDANIVISACVEPGVKVTVSATSPLMREDPSVKQGQQDALSDPEDVLDRERCLETLAALRHAKWFQARASGLQPCVIVIRVLRELCRCLPPWGALPAWAMELLVEKVLSSAPRPLSPGDAMRRVLEYVATGALLTDGPGLQDPCEKGPQDALEPMTPQQREDLTASAQRALRLVAFRQIHKVLHMEQLPPRTRFGAGARARKRMREASQAQEGTRERKRGRQGTAGLP, from the exons CACCCAGTCGTCCTCCGCTTTCCCCCTCCCAGCTACTGGGGCCAGCTACACTGTGCAGTTTACCCCCAAAATGGAGAGCACCGCCAGCCTGGCCCTGGCCCCCGCGAGCCAGCTGCCTGCGCCTGGAGGAGGAGTTGCGGTGGGGTATAGCTGCTCCCAgccccaagccagccagggccccACATCCAGCAGCCAGCCCCGGGGTCCTGTGCCTACCTCTGCATCCGCCCACCAG GAGGATGGTCACAGCTACCGAGAGAAGGTGACCAAGAGCCGCACAGACTCACGGGAGCGGCCAGCCAGGTCGCTCTGCAGGCCAG GACCAAGCTCCCGCAGCCCTGACTCGGACTCAGTGTCACCCGGCCCGCAGCGTCCTCCGCCCTCCTCCCAGCGGGCCCCGCAGAAGCTGCAGGCACCGTCCCCGCCGCCGGCTCCCGTGGGCTCGGACCCGTGGGGTGGCCCTGTCCTCGGGCCCTGGGACCCCACCTTTACCAGCGATGCGCTGCCGTTCCTGGACAGGCTGCCGAAGCCCAAGGCGGGCCCCAGGCCGCCCTCTATGCACTATTGCGAGGTCTGCAGGGTCAGCTGCGCGGGGCCGCAG ACCTATCGGGATCACCTGGAAGGGCAGAAGCACCGGAAGAAGCAGGCGGCTCAGAGGACCAGCACACAGCCCAGTGGAGGTCCCAGAGGATCCCAGAGCCTCCACTGTGGCCTGTGCGCCGTGTCCTGCACGGGGGCTGACGCCTATGCTGCGCACATGAGGGGAGCCAGGCACCAGAAG GTCTTCAAGTTGCACACCAGGCTAGGGAAGCCCATTCCCTCTGAGCCCACACCACGGAGTGTCACCTACACCCGAGGTTCGGACAGCACCCCCGAGACCTCAGTCAAGCATGAAGCTCATGCCCGTCACAGCTCACACACCCAAGGCCGGCCAGCACCAGCCAAGGGATCAGCAGCCTCACGCAAGG GGCCACCTGAGCTGCAGACAATGCATGGCCGACCTGGAGACAGGCGGCCATCACACTTCAAGGTGGAGGCCACCAGGGGAGGCCCTGGGGAAGCTTCGGGGAGCTCTGGAGACATGGCGCCAGTGGGCACAGAGTATGTTGAGGAG GTGTGTAGTGATGAGGGGAAGGTGATCCGCTTCCGATGCAAGCTCTGCGAATGCAGCTTCAATGACCGGAACGCCAGAGACATGCACCTGACTGGACGCCGGCACCGTCTGCAGTACAGA AAGAAAGTGGATCCTACACTTCCAGTAGCTGCCCGGCCCAGCGGCCCCATTCAGAGGGTGCTGGCCAAGAGGCTACAGAGGCACTGGCAGCAGGTACAGACACAGCTGGAGGATACACGGCGCTGGGACTCTGAGCTAAG gcagcaagaagaaCACAGCAGGCAGCCTGAGGAGACTCCACAGCCCCAGGTTGAGGAGCAGCtaccagggcttcctgcatgggCATTGCCAGCTCCCaccaccagaccagggatggccACTGCACGGCGCCAG TCAGGGCGTCGGCCGGAGAGCAGCGACGACCGTCATGTCATGTGTAAGCATGCCTCCATCTACCCCACGGAAGAAGAGCTGCAGGCCATCCAGACAGCTGTGTCCCACACAGAACGAGCACTCAGACTGGTGTCAGACACCCTGGCGGAAGAGAGCAGCCAGCACGG CACCCTGGCGTCCCCACCACCGAGGATGCTGAAGGGTGTGGTGCGGGTTGGCATTCTGGCCAAGGGCCTTGTCCTCCGTGGGGACCACAGTGTACAGCTGACCCTGCTCTGCTCCAAGAAGCCCACGCACTCCCTGCTGCAGAGGATCAAGCAGGAGCTGCCCCGAGAGCTGTCT ATAGTGGCAGAAGACAAGTACGAGGTCTCATCTGACCATGACGCCAACATTGTTATCTCAGCCTGTGTGGAGCCTGGGGTGAAGGTCACCGTGTCTGCCACCTCACCTCTGATGCGGGAAGATCCCTCTGTAAAACAAG GACAGCAAGACGCTCTGTCCGACCCAGAGGACGTCTTAGACCGGGAGAGGTGCCTTGAGACCCTGGCAGCCCTCCGCCATGCTAAGTGGTTCCAG GCTCGAGCCAGCGGCCTGCAGCCGTGCGTGATTGTCATCAGGGTTCTGAGGGAGCTGTGCCGCTGCCTGCCTCCCTGGGGGGCCCTGCCTGCCTGG GCCATGGAACTGCTGGTGGAGAAAGTTCTGAGCTCTGCACCCCGGCCCCTGAGCCCAGGGGATGCCATGCGTCGGGTCCTGGAGTATGTGGCCACAGGTGCGCTCCTGACAG ATGGCCCGGGGCTACAGGACCCTTGTGAGAAAGGTCCACAGGACGCCCTGGAGCCCATGACCCCACAGCAGCGAGAAGACCTGACGGCCAGTGCGCAG CGTGCCCTGCGTCTTGTGGCCTTCCGGCAGATACACAAGGTCCTTCACATGGAACAGTTACCTCCACGGACCAGATTCGGGGCCGGGGCCCGGGCCCGGAAGAGGATGAGGGAGGCTAGTCAGGCCCAGGAGGGCACCAGGGAGAGGAAGCGGGGCCGACAGGGCACAGCAGGGCTGCCTTGA